From Stenotrophomonas maltophilia, a single genomic window includes:
- a CDS encoding sensor domain-containing diguanylate cyclase, producing the protein MLAVLLMWWAIPWPLQAAEAVSGRDYLLVGGATDAPTPHRACTPQMLSGARQQVEVPAPPGGWSGEPQALDVFNVFAGEVRVQHGDREICGNMHDARTRDSRFRAGIGLVAVPPAGSHAPFVVSWQTPLKARWVPTLRLGAPSPVQQNDTARLLVRAACIAVAIALALSALMAFLTTRDRSFLVYIAGTTVLVLWQAILGGLSGYPEPWLPVGERGAWWLLSLTAATQALVLPALWRLNGGDRALPRSRPLQAIVLWGLLALAVLVPWLRWGQLAWVAQGLQVTYLLGCGLALLAGVWARWRGDRWAQAGLAALAPMLVLIIADASAAEWLLEYRVEALQLAVTWLLMMAAYAMNQRLGRLRQQRDELRQLAETDGLTGLPNRRAGLQQLARHLAQVDRERGPLVIGFLDIDLFKDINDRHGHAVGDQVLVAVARALRAAVRSQDEVVRMGGEEFLLLMPGMPREAASARLDRLRQRITEAGQALQVPGLEVTASIGLAQWRPGEDDLAGLLRRADHAMYVAKRAGRNRVFDGEELDPAASA; encoded by the coding sequence ATGCTGGCCGTCCTGCTGATGTGGTGGGCGATACCGTGGCCGCTTCAGGCTGCCGAGGCCGTATCGGGCCGCGATTACCTGCTGGTCGGGGGCGCCACCGACGCGCCGACCCCACATCGTGCGTGCACGCCGCAAATGCTGTCCGGTGCCCGCCAGCAGGTGGAAGTGCCCGCGCCGCCCGGGGGCTGGTCGGGCGAGCCACAGGCGCTGGACGTGTTCAACGTCTTCGCCGGCGAGGTCCGGGTCCAGCACGGTGACCGCGAAATCTGCGGCAACATGCACGATGCCCGCACCCGCGATTCACGCTTCCGCGCAGGCATCGGCCTGGTCGCGGTACCGCCGGCCGGCAGCCACGCGCCATTCGTGGTCTCCTGGCAGACGCCGCTGAAGGCGCGCTGGGTTCCGACCCTGCGGCTGGGCGCGCCCAGCCCGGTGCAGCAGAACGACACCGCCCGCCTGCTGGTGCGCGCCGCCTGCATTGCCGTGGCCATCGCCTTGGCGCTGTCGGCGCTGATGGCGTTCCTGACCACGCGCGACCGCAGTTTCCTGGTCTACATCGCCGGCACCACCGTGCTGGTGCTGTGGCAGGCGATCCTCGGTGGCCTCAGCGGCTACCCGGAGCCCTGGCTGCCGGTGGGCGAGCGCGGGGCCTGGTGGTTGCTTTCGCTGACCGCGGCCACCCAGGCACTGGTGCTGCCGGCGCTGTGGCGGCTGAACGGTGGCGACCGCGCGCTGCCCCGTTCGCGGCCGCTGCAGGCGATCGTGCTGTGGGGGCTGCTGGCGCTGGCCGTGCTGGTGCCGTGGCTGCGCTGGGGCCAGCTGGCCTGGGTCGCACAGGGCCTGCAGGTGACCTATCTGCTGGGGTGTGGCCTGGCGTTGCTGGCCGGGGTCTGGGCGCGCTGGCGCGGCGACCGCTGGGCGCAGGCCGGGCTGGCCGCGCTGGCGCCGATGCTGGTATTGATCATCGCCGACGCCAGTGCAGCCGAATGGTTGCTGGAGTACCGGGTGGAGGCGCTGCAGCTGGCGGTGACCTGGCTGCTGATGATGGCCGCCTACGCCATGAACCAACGCCTCGGGCGGCTGCGCCAGCAGCGCGATGAGCTGCGCCAGCTGGCCGAGACCGATGGCCTGACCGGGCTGCCCAACCGGCGCGCAGGACTGCAGCAGCTGGCCCGTCACCTGGCACAGGTTGACCGTGAGCGCGGCCCGCTGGTGATCGGCTTCCTCGACATCGACCTGTTCAAGGACATCAACGATCGCCACGGCCATGCGGTGGGTGACCAGGTACTGGTCGCGGTCGCGCGCGCCCTGCGCGCGGCGGTGCGCAGCCAGGACGAAGTGGTGCGGATGGGCGGCGAGGAGTTCCTGCTGCTGATGCCGGGCATGCCGCGCGAAGCCGCGTCGGCGCGGCTGGACCGACTGCGCCAGCGCATCACCGAGGCCGGCCAGGCACTGCAGGTACCGGGGCTGGAAGTGACCGCCAGCATTGGATTGGCGCAATGGCGACCGGGCGAGGACGATCTGGCCGGGCTGCTGCGCCGGGCCGACCATGCCATGTACGTGGCCAAGCGCGCCGGCCGCAACCGGGTCTTCGACGGCGAAGAGCTTGATCCGGCTGCATCGGCATGA
- a CDS encoding pseudouridine synthase encodes MTTRLNKHIADTGFCSRREADRLIAARRVTVNGHAAGTGAVVGEEDQVLVDGQPLRARVARKPGARRHVYIALNKPVGVTCTTETSVKGNIVDFVGHEQRIFPIGRLDKESEGLILMTSNGDIVNQILRAENGHQKEYLVAVNKPVTDEFLRGMARGVRIHDQMTLPCKTSRIAKFGFRITLQQGLNRQIRLMAAEFGYRVTQLRRVRIDNIKIGALKPGQWRNLTEQELQGLLPKQLDW; translated from the coding sequence ATGACCACCCGACTCAACAAACATATCGCCGACACCGGCTTCTGCTCCCGCCGCGAGGCCGATCGCCTGATCGCCGCCCGCCGCGTCACCGTCAACGGCCATGCGGCCGGCACCGGCGCGGTGGTGGGCGAGGAAGACCAGGTGCTGGTCGACGGCCAGCCGCTGCGCGCGCGCGTCGCCCGCAAGCCCGGCGCCCGCCGCCACGTCTACATCGCGCTGAACAAGCCGGTGGGCGTCACCTGCACCACCGAAACGTCGGTCAAGGGCAACATCGTCGACTTCGTGGGCCACGAACAGCGCATCTTCCCGATCGGCCGCCTGGACAAGGAGTCGGAAGGGCTGATCCTGATGACCAGCAACGGCGACATCGTCAACCAGATCCTGCGTGCCGAGAACGGGCACCAGAAGGAATACTTGGTGGCGGTGAACAAGCCGGTCACCGACGAGTTCCTGCGGGGCATGGCGCGCGGCGTGCGCATCCACGACCAGATGACGCTGCCATGCAAGACTTCGCGCATCGCCAAGTTCGGTTTCCGCATCACCCTGCAGCAGGGCCTGAACCGGCAGATCCGCCTGATGGCGGCCGAGTTCGGCTACCGCGTGACCCAGCTGCGCCGCGTGCGCATCGACAACATCAAGATCGGTGCGCTGAAGCCGGGCCAGTGGCGCAACCTGACCGAGCAGGAGCTGCAGGGCCTGCTGCCGAAGCAGCTGGACTGGTAG
- a CDS encoding sensor domain-containing diguanylate cyclase has product MIKPDKPANEALRLEALYRYRILDSEREKSFDDLVVIAKAVCGTSMAAVTLIDVERQWFKSIQGIDAAENLRSESMCGHAILQPQQIMVVEDALQDIRFHDNPVVTGDPHVRFYAGAPLISSDGLPLGTLCVFDAHPQRLASDKAEALAALSRQVMLVMELRRFALDIQKHMLERDDYERLLSEYQDVLLAQNADLAEQSRTDALTGLPNRRAMAAALEEAVAMNGAQPAAACVALLDIDHFKHINDFQGHATGDRVLAELGTLLRSHFAGRGMAARYGGEEFVAVMPATDLHAAERQCEFLRLAVAELPLGFPVTISIGVAQHQSGESVDQMLARADKALYRAKGNGRNRVELAG; this is encoded by the coding sequence ATGATCAAGCCCGACAAGCCTGCCAACGAAGCCCTTCGGCTTGAGGCGCTGTACCGCTACCGCATCCTGGATTCGGAGCGCGAGAAATCCTTCGATGACCTGGTGGTGATCGCCAAGGCGGTCTGCGGCACCTCGATGGCCGCCGTCACCCTGATCGACGTCGAGCGGCAATGGTTCAAGTCGATCCAGGGCATTGATGCCGCGGAGAACCTGCGCAGCGAATCGATGTGCGGCCACGCCATCCTGCAGCCGCAACAGATCATGGTGGTCGAGGACGCGCTGCAGGACATCCGCTTCCATGACAATCCGGTGGTGACCGGCGATCCGCATGTCCGCTTCTACGCGGGTGCGCCCCTGATCAGTTCCGACGGCCTGCCGCTGGGTACGCTGTGCGTGTTCGACGCGCATCCGCAGCGCCTGGCCAGTGACAAGGCCGAGGCCTTGGCCGCGCTGTCGCGGCAGGTGATGCTGGTGATGGAGCTGCGCCGTTTCGCGCTCGACATCCAGAAGCACATGCTGGAACGCGACGATTACGAGCGACTGCTGTCGGAGTACCAGGACGTGCTGCTGGCCCAGAATGCCGACCTGGCCGAACAGAGCCGCACCGACGCGCTGACCGGCCTGCCCAACCGGCGCGCGATGGCGGCGGCGCTGGAAGAGGCCGTGGCGATGAACGGCGCGCAGCCCGCTGCAGCCTGTGTCGCGCTGCTGGACATCGACCATTTCAAGCACATCAACGACTTCCAGGGCCATGCCACTGGCGACCGGGTGCTGGCCGAACTGGGCACGCTGCTGCGCTCGCACTTCGCCGGTCGCGGCATGGCGGCACGCTATGGTGGCGAGGAGTTTGTCGCGGTGATGCCGGCCACCGACCTGCATGCGGCCGAACGGCAGTGCGAGTTCCTGCGCCTGGCGGTAGCCGAGCTGCCGCTCGGTTTCCCGGTGACCATCAGCATCGGCGTTGCCCAGCACCAGTCCGGCGAAAGCGTGGACCAGATGCTGGCACGCGCCGACAAGGCGCTGTACCGCGCCAAGGGCAACGGCCGCAACCGGGTGGAACTGGCCGGCTGA
- a CDS encoding AAA family ATPase, with protein sequence MLQTLAIAHYRSLHGLVLPLRQLNVITGDNGSGKSSLYRALRLLAETAQGGVAAVLAREGGLGSALWAGPETLDRRVMAGEIPLQGGPRQASVGLKLGFATDQFGYAIDLGYPPPSRSAFALDPQIKAEAIWAGPFLRSANLLVDRRGVMVRQRHARGWDLIDDRLSLFDSLFTQVGDPQRMPETIALREYIRRWRFYDHFRSDADAPARQPAMATRTPVLHHDGRDLAAAWVTILEIGDPVGLACSVEDAFPGASVGFDELDGRLALRFHQPGLLRPLSMAELSDGTLRFLLLAAALHTPRPPPLLVLNEPETSLHPDLLPALARLIIAASARSQVWVVSHASRLIAALEQAPGCHSLHLHKEHGRTLLSGQGLLDVPAWHWPQR encoded by the coding sequence ATGCTGCAGACCCTGGCCATCGCGCACTATCGCTCGCTGCATGGGCTGGTGCTGCCGCTGCGGCAGTTGAATGTGATCACCGGCGACAACGGTAGCGGCAAATCCAGCCTGTACCGCGCGCTGCGCCTGCTGGCGGAAACCGCACAGGGCGGCGTTGCGGCGGTGCTGGCCCGTGAAGGCGGGCTCGGCTCGGCGCTATGGGCCGGCCCGGAAACCCTTGATCGGCGGGTCATGGCCGGCGAGATTCCGCTGCAGGGCGGCCCCCGGCAGGCTTCTGTGGGCCTGAAACTGGGATTTGCCACCGACCAATTCGGCTACGCCATCGATCTGGGTTACCCGCCGCCCAGTCGTTCGGCGTTCGCACTGGACCCGCAGATCAAGGCCGAGGCGATCTGGGCCGGGCCGTTCCTGCGCAGCGCCAACCTGCTGGTCGATCGCCGCGGGGTGATGGTACGGCAACGCCATGCGCGCGGCTGGGATCTGATCGATGACCGCTTGTCGCTGTTCGACAGCCTGTTCACCCAGGTCGGTGATCCGCAGCGCATGCCGGAAACCATCGCCCTGCGTGAGTACATCCGTCGCTGGCGCTTCTATGATCACTTCCGCAGCGATGCCGATGCGCCGGCGCGACAACCGGCGATGGCCACGCGCACGCCGGTGCTGCATCACGACGGCCGCGATCTGGCCGCGGCCTGGGTCACCATCCTCGAGATCGGAGATCCGGTCGGGTTGGCATGCAGCGTTGAGGATGCCTTCCCGGGTGCCTCGGTGGGCTTCGACGAGCTGGACGGTCGGCTGGCCCTGCGCTTCCACCAGCCCGGCCTGCTGCGGCCGTTGTCGATGGCGGAACTGTCCGATGGCACCCTGCGCTTCCTGCTGCTGGCCGCCGCCCTGCACACGCCGCGGCCGCCGCCGCTGCTGGTGCTGAACGAGCCGGAGACCAGCCTGCATCCGGACCTGCTGCCGGCGCTGGCACGGCTGATCATTGCCGCCAGTGCGCGCAGCCAGGTATGGGTGGTATCACACGCCAGCCGCCTGATCGCGGCGCTGGAACAGGCGCCGGGGTGCCATTCGCTGCACCTGCACAAGGAACACGGGCGCACGCTGCTGAGCGGGCAGGGGCTGCTGGATGTTCCGGCATGGCACTGGCCGCAGCGGTAA
- a CDS encoding DMT family transporter yields MSTPDTRKALWQIHFCVLLWGVTAILGKLITLPALPLVWWRMLLVTAMLALLPRVWRGLRTLPLRLVAGYAGIGALVALHWLTFYGAVKLANASVAATCIALAPVFTSIIEPWVAKRPFQLRELAFGLAVLPGVALVVGGVPDGMRLGVLIGALSALLVAVFGSLNKRMVSHADPLTVTALELGAGTLTLTLLAPLMPYLLPALASPLWIVPDLHDGILLLVLAGFCTLLPFALALVALRHLSAYTVQLVTNLEPVYAVLLAVVLLREQHEVTPWFYLGVAIIVGAVFLHPLLNRRKPVQHPEILGTAEARNIAD; encoded by the coding sequence ATGAGCACACCCGACACCCGCAAAGCACTCTGGCAGATCCATTTCTGTGTCCTGCTGTGGGGCGTCACCGCCATCCTCGGCAAGCTGATCACCCTGCCCGCGCTGCCGTTGGTGTGGTGGCGCATGCTGCTGGTGACGGCGATGCTGGCCCTGCTGCCGCGGGTCTGGCGCGGGTTGCGCACCCTGCCCTTGCGACTGGTGGCCGGTTACGCCGGCATCGGTGCGCTGGTCGCCCTGCACTGGCTGACCTTCTATGGCGCGGTGAAGCTGGCCAATGCGTCGGTGGCCGCCACCTGCATCGCGCTGGCACCGGTGTTCACCTCGATCATCGAACCGTGGGTGGCCAAGCGGCCGTTCCAGCTGCGCGAACTGGCGTTCGGCCTGGCCGTGCTGCCCGGCGTGGCGCTGGTGGTCGGTGGCGTACCCGATGGCATGCGCCTGGGTGTGTTGATCGGCGCACTTTCGGCACTGCTGGTGGCGGTGTTCGGCTCGCTCAACAAACGCATGGTCAGCCATGCCGATCCGCTGACAGTCACCGCGCTGGAGCTGGGTGCGGGCACCCTCACCCTGACCCTGCTGGCACCGCTGATGCCGTACCTGCTGCCGGCACTGGCCAGCCCGCTGTGGATCGTCCCGGACCTGCACGACGGCATCCTGCTGCTGGTGCTGGCCGGGTTCTGCACGCTGCTGCCGTTCGCGCTGGCGCTGGTCGCGCTGCGCCACCTGAGCGCCTACACGGTGCAGCTGGTGACCAACCTGGAACCGGTCTATGCGGTGCTGCTGGCGGTGGTGCTGCTGCGCGAACAGCACGAGGTCACCCCGTGGTTCTACCTGGGCGTGGCGATCATCGTCGGCGCGGTATTCCTGCACCCGCTGCTGAACCGACGCAAGCCGGTACAGCACCCGGAGATTCTCGGTACGGCGGAAGCACGCAACATCGCCGATTGA
- a CDS encoding Pr6Pr family membrane protein has product MPAGPMFVRGWAALTALVAATSLLLQYLLLLGGPGGDAGVVAATLRFFGYFTILSNLGVCLGCAWLARGRPLGGTVAAAMALCIGVTCLVYVLALQALWRPTGLQWWVDMGLHYAVPVLYLGGWLLLLPHGGLRWRALAVVLWLPLAYLGWAMSLAWLLGQAPYPFLEVQRIGAVAFAINVLRVAAVFVLGWTMLWALDRWRRR; this is encoded by the coding sequence ATGCCTGCAGGCCCGATGTTCGTGCGTGGATGGGCGGCGTTGACCGCCCTGGTCGCTGCCACCTCGCTGCTGCTGCAGTACCTGTTGCTGCTGGGCGGGCCCGGCGGCGATGCGGGCGTGGTCGCGGCGACCCTGCGCTTCTTCGGTTACTTCACCATCCTCAGCAATCTGGGCGTGTGCCTGGGGTGTGCATGGCTGGCACGCGGCCGCCCGCTGGGCGGGACCGTGGCCGCGGCCATGGCGCTGTGCATCGGCGTGACCTGTCTGGTCTACGTTCTGGCCTTGCAGGCGCTTTGGCGACCCACTGGCCTGCAGTGGTGGGTGGATATGGGGCTGCACTACGCTGTGCCAGTGTTGTACCTGGGCGGCTGGCTGCTGCTGCTGCCGCACGGCGGCCTGCGCTGGCGTGCATTGGCGGTGGTGCTGTGGCTGCCGCTGGCCTATCTCGGTTGGGCGATGAGCCTGGCCTGGCTGCTGGGACAGGCACCGTACCCGTTCCTTGAGGTGCAACGGATCGGGGCGGTGGCCTTCGCGATCAACGTGCTGCGCGTGGCCGCGGTGTTCGTGCTGGGCTGGACGATGCTGTGGGCGCTGGATCGCTGGCGCCGTCGATGA
- a CDS encoding DUF72 domain-containing protein, whose translation MTVASRQAAIRCGIGGWVFPEWRGGTFYPAGLAQREELAHASRALRCIEINGTFYRTPTPTQCAQWAAQTPEGFRFSMKAPRYLVQRRDLSSTVEAAAPFLQAALALGDRLGPLLWQFDPRHPADAEALDALMTQLPKQLDGVPLQHALEVRNAAVHGPALVAAARRHEVALVIEDSDEAPLHGDISAGFVYARIKRSQARLKEGLPVPVQQRWAERARRWSQGEPVDDLPCLAEPPPARPREVYLLCIGAGKARNPAAAMALQRLIDGASDPAPTASSSPARTPRPRAAR comes from the coding sequence GTGACGGTCGCTTCCCGGCAGGCGGCCATCCGCTGTGGCATCGGTGGCTGGGTGTTCCCCGAATGGCGCGGCGGCACGTTCTATCCGGCGGGGCTTGCGCAGCGCGAAGAACTTGCGCATGCCAGCCGTGCGTTGCGCTGCATCGAGATCAACGGCACCTTCTACCGCACACCTACACCGACCCAATGCGCGCAATGGGCGGCGCAGACGCCGGAGGGCTTCCGATTCTCGATGAAGGCGCCACGCTACCTGGTGCAGCGCCGCGACCTGTCCAGCACGGTGGAGGCCGCCGCCCCATTCCTGCAGGCTGCGCTCGCGCTTGGCGACCGGCTCGGTCCGTTGCTGTGGCAGTTCGATCCACGCCATCCGGCTGATGCCGAAGCGCTGGACGCACTGATGACCCAGCTGCCGAAGCAGCTGGATGGCGTGCCGCTGCAGCACGCGCTGGAAGTGCGCAATGCAGCGGTGCACGGTCCTGCGCTGGTTGCCGCCGCCCGCCGTCATGAGGTGGCCCTGGTGATCGAGGACAGTGACGAGGCGCCGTTGCACGGCGACATCAGTGCCGGCTTCGTCTACGCGCGGATCAAGCGCAGCCAGGCCCGCTTGAAGGAGGGCCTGCCTGTGCCCGTGCAGCAACGCTGGGCCGAACGTGCACGACGCTGGTCACAAGGCGAGCCCGTGGACGACCTGCCCTGCCTGGCCGAACCGCCCCCGGCCAGGCCCCGCGAGGTCTACCTGCTGTGCATCGGCGCGGGCAAGGCACGCAATCCGGCGGCGGCGATGGCATTGCAGCGGCTCATCGACGGCGCCAGCGATCCAGCGCCCACAGCATCGTCCAGCCCAGCACGAACACCGCGGCCACGCGCAGCACGTTGA
- a CDS encoding VOC family protein translates to MGENSQPGNGSTIIPCLRYRDALAAIDWLQRAFGFHAQAVYADGETVFHAQLTFGHGMIMLGSASNHSAWTEHTAMPDEVGGRQTQSACVIVTDADAHYARAKAAGARIVIDIADQDYGGRGYACADPEGYLWWFGSYDPWRADHGQ, encoded by the coding sequence ATGGGCGAGAACAGCCAGCCGGGCAACGGCTCCACCATCATTCCGTGCCTGCGCTACCGCGACGCGCTGGCCGCCATCGACTGGCTGCAGCGCGCCTTCGGCTTCCACGCCCAGGCCGTCTACGCCGACGGCGAGACCGTGTTCCACGCGCAGCTGACCTTCGGCCACGGCATGATCATGCTCGGTTCGGCCAGCAACCACAGTGCGTGGACCGAGCACACCGCCATGCCTGACGAGGTCGGTGGCCGCCAGACCCAGAGCGCGTGCGTGATCGTCACCGATGCCGATGCGCACTACGCCCGCGCCAAGGCCGCCGGAGCACGCATCGTCATCGACATCGCCGACCAGGACTACGGTGGTCGCGGCTACGCCTGCGCCGACCCGGAAGGCTATCTGTGGTGGTTCGGCAGCTACGACCCGTGGCGCGCGGACCACGGCCAGTGA
- a CDS encoding serine hydrolase, producing the protein MKTWIGGAVLLACTTMASASTPTPLQDLDATVERVRAQFDVPGIAVAVVKDGQVVLERGWGVREQGRPEPVQADTLFAIASNTKAFTATSLNLLAEDGKLKMDDKVIDHLPSFRMSDPFVTGQMTIRDLLSHRSGLSLGAGDLLFWPTTSYSNAEVVQRLGQVPLKGGFRESYAYDNILYAVAQQVIEHVSGMSYQQFLQTRIFDKVGMAGTRYNADHLKPGDTAAVGHAKYDFKDLRTVAPLTWSNNAGAGGIYSSAHDMARWMQVQLAEGKLADGTPLFTEKSQQQMWRMITPQSIPAPSVPELAPARANFAGYGEGWSLSDYRGQKLVWHTGGWPGMVSRLTLVPGEKLGVVVLTNQEVGAAFNAITLSVLDAYLGGEKHDWVDAYAKAMAKGQGKADEAWAKHQAARDKRSTPSLALAGYTGTFRDRWYGDMQISAEGKGLRLRFMKTAQLSGRLEHWQHDTFIVRWEDRSLNADAFVNFTLDPDGKVRDVRMQPISDLTDFSFDFQDLLFTPVAR; encoded by the coding sequence ATGAAAACCTGGATTGGAGGCGCCGTGCTGCTGGCCTGCACGACCATGGCGAGCGCGTCGACCCCGACGCCGCTGCAGGATCTGGATGCGACGGTCGAGCGCGTGCGCGCGCAGTTCGACGTGCCCGGCATTGCCGTGGCCGTGGTCAAGGATGGCCAGGTGGTGCTGGAACGCGGCTGGGGCGTGCGCGAGCAGGGCAGGCCGGAGCCGGTGCAGGCCGACACCCTGTTCGCCATTGCGTCCAACACCAAGGCGTTCACTGCCACTTCGCTGAACCTGCTGGCCGAAGACGGCAAGCTGAAGATGGACGACAAGGTGATCGACCACCTGCCGTCGTTCCGCATGTCCGACCCGTTCGTGACCGGGCAGATGACGATCCGCGACCTGCTCTCGCACCGCAGTGGCCTGAGCCTGGGTGCCGGTGACCTGCTGTTCTGGCCGACCACGTCCTACAGCAACGCCGAAGTGGTGCAGCGGCTGGGCCAGGTGCCGCTGAAGGGCGGTTTCCGCGAGAGCTATGCCTACGACAACATCCTGTACGCGGTGGCCCAGCAGGTGATCGAGCACGTCTCGGGCATGAGCTACCAGCAGTTCCTGCAGACCCGCATTTTCGACAAGGTGGGCATGGCCGGCACGCGCTACAACGCCGATCACCTGAAGCCGGGCGACACGGCGGCCGTCGGCCACGCCAAGTACGATTTCAAGGACCTGCGCACGGTTGCGCCGCTGACCTGGTCGAACAATGCCGGCGCCGGTGGCATCTATTCCAGCGCGCACGACATGGCACGCTGGATGCAGGTGCAGCTGGCCGAAGGCAAGCTGGCCGACGGCACGCCCTTGTTCACCGAAAAGAGCCAGCAGCAGATGTGGCGGATGATCACGCCGCAGTCGATCCCGGCGCCAAGCGTGCCGGAGCTGGCACCGGCGCGGGCCAACTTTGCCGGCTACGGCGAAGGCTGGAGCCTGAGTGATTACCGCGGCCAGAAGCTGGTCTGGCATACCGGTGGCTGGCCGGGCATGGTCTCGCGGCTGACCCTGGTACCGGGCGAGAAGCTGGGCGTGGTGGTGCTGACCAACCAGGAAGTGGGCGCGGCGTTCAACGCGATCACCCTGAGCGTGCTTGATGCCTACCTGGGCGGGGAGAAGCACGACTGGGTCGATGCCTACGCCAAGGCCATGGCCAAGGGCCAGGGCAAGGCGGATGAAGCCTGGGCCAAGCACCAGGCTGCACGGGACAAGCGCAGCACGCCGTCGCTGGCGCTGGCCGGCTACACCGGGACGTTCCGCGACCGCTGGTATGGCGACATGCAGATCAGTGCCGAGGGCAAGGGCCTGCGCCTGCGTTTCATGAAGACCGCGCAGCTGAGCGGCCGCCTGGAGCACTGGCAGCACGACACCTTCATCGTGCGCTGGGAGGATCGCTCGCTCAACGCCGACGCGTTCGTGAACTTCACCCTGGACCCGGACGGCAAGGTACGCGACGTGCGCATGCAGCCGATCTCCGACCTGACTGATTTCAGCTTCGATTTCCAGGACCTGCTGTTCACCCCGGTGGCCCGGTAG